In one Echinicola marina genomic region, the following are encoded:
- a CDS encoding glycosyltransferase family 4 protein — translation MPKLIRVTTVPISLKLLLAGQMKYMKDAGWEVLMVSAEGKEVHEVKRKEGCEHFEIPFSRKITPLHDLICLWKLIQLFKQEKPDIVHTHTPKAGLLGMIAAKFAGVKVRIHTVAGMPYVVTKDNKRKLLETMEKWTFGNASHVWPNANSLKDFILKEKLCVPEKMEVLGNGSSNGVDLGRFNRDNLKENHLVAATMRVMPGENDFIILAVGRLVKDKGIEELVNAFLNSKIINQSKLVLLGDFEQDLNPLEEDVIRKIEDHPRIVQVNWSEHVEHYMAISDVLVHASHREGFPNVLLEAGAMQLPIICSDINGNIDIVTNKKTGLVFPAKDKAVLKEALEFAFVKRDVMQTLADHLYVEVTSKYDRKKMHALILDKYRELTAK, via the coding sequence ATGCCAAAGTTAATCCGAGTAACCACCGTACCCATCTCCCTAAAACTGCTTCTTGCAGGGCAAATGAAATATATGAAAGATGCTGGCTGGGAGGTGCTTATGGTAAGTGCAGAAGGTAAAGAAGTCCATGAGGTAAAGCGGAAAGAAGGCTGTGAACATTTTGAAATTCCTTTCAGTAGGAAAATCACACCCCTGCATGATTTAATTTGTCTTTGGAAATTGATACAACTTTTTAAGCAGGAAAAACCCGATATAGTCCATACCCACACCCCAAAAGCAGGTTTGCTTGGGATGATTGCGGCCAAGTTTGCGGGTGTGAAGGTTCGGATCCATACTGTGGCCGGGATGCCTTATGTGGTGACCAAGGACAACAAGCGGAAGCTTTTGGAGACCATGGAAAAGTGGACTTTTGGAAATGCCAGCCATGTATGGCCCAATGCCAACAGCTTGAAGGACTTTATTTTGAAAGAAAAGCTATGTGTTCCCGAAAAAATGGAGGTTCTGGGCAATGGTTCTTCCAACGGTGTAGACCTAGGACGGTTTAACCGGGATAATTTGAAGGAGAATCATTTGGTCGCCGCAACCATGAGGGTAATGCCCGGAGAAAATGATTTTATCATTTTGGCTGTGGGCAGACTGGTGAAAGATAAGGGAATAGAAGAGCTGGTAAATGCCTTCTTAAATTCCAAGATTATCAACCAGTCCAAATTAGTGCTTTTGGGGGATTTTGAGCAAGATCTTAATCCCTTGGAGGAGGATGTCATCCGTAAAATTGAAGATCACCCAAGAATCGTACAGGTAAACTGGTCTGAGCATGTGGAGCATTATATGGCCATTTCAGATGTATTGGTTCATGCTTCTCATCGAGAGGGATTTCCCAATGTGCTCTTAGAAGCTGGAGCTATGCAACTTCCTATTATCTGTTCTGATATCAATGGGAATATAGATATAGTGACCAATAAAAAAACTGGATTGGTTTTTCCCGCAAAAGATAAAGCAGTACTTAAAGAAGCCTTGGAGTTTGCTTTTGTAAAGAGGGATGTCATGCAAACTTTGGCAGATCACCTTTATGTAGAGGTTACCTCAAAATATGATCGTAAAAAGATGCATGCTTTAATCTTGGACAAGTACCGTGAATTAACGGCTAAGTAG
- a CDS encoding single-stranded DNA-binding protein has translation MNTLRNKVQLIGRLGAKADFKVLDNGNAMARISLATNEVYKNAKGDRVEETTWHQLVAWGKPAEIINKYTDKGSEIAIEGKLINRTYTDKNGVKKYITEIQVNDLVLLGDKTKAEA, from the coding sequence ATGAACACTTTAAGAAACAAAGTACAATTGATCGGCCGCCTAGGCGCCAAGGCAGATTTTAAGGTATTGGACAATGGCAATGCAATGGCCAGAATAAGTTTGGCTACTAACGAGGTTTATAAAAATGCCAAAGGTGACCGTGTAGAGGAAACAACTTGGCACCAACTGGTAGCATGGGGCAAACCTGCAGAAATCATCAACAAATACACCGACAAAGGTTCTGAAATAGCCATTGAGGGAAAACTCATCAATAGGACTTATACAGACAAAAACGGTGTCAAAAAATACATTACAGAAATTCAAGTTAATGACTTGGTTTTATTAGGAGACAAAACCAAAGCTGAAGCCTAA
- a CDS encoding class I SAM-dependent methyltransferase: protein MVKDNFSGHASDYKKFRPEYSDELYEFVFSQVSGRSAAWDVGTGNGQVATVLAKYFDKVEATDISSQQLALAPQRDNIVYGLKPAEDSGFSENTFDLITVAQAVHWFQFDKFFTEVKRTLKPYGIIALMGYGLVQLKEGEKVLRELYE from the coding sequence ATGGTAAAAGATAATTTTTCAGGACACGCTTCAGATTATAAAAAATTCCGTCCAGAATATTCAGATGAACTTTATGAGTTTGTATTTTCTCAGGTTTCTGGCAGATCTGCGGCTTGGGATGTAGGTACAGGAAATGGTCAGGTAGCAACTGTACTGGCCAAATATTTTGATAAAGTGGAGGCTACAGACATCAGTTCCCAACAATTGGCCCTAGCTCCCCAAAGAGATAATATTGTTTATGGCCTGAAGCCTGCAGAAGATAGTGGCTTTTCTGAAAATACCTTTGACCTTATTACGGTAGCACAAGCGGTACACTGGTTTCAATTTGACAAGTTTTTCACTGAAGTAAAAAGGACCTTAAAACCTTATGGAATCATTGCTTTGATGGGATACGGATTGGTCCAGTTGAAGGAAGGAGAAAAAGTACTTAGGGAGTTGTATGAATAG
- a CDS encoding FAD-binding and (Fe-S)-binding domain-containing protein: MSKEQENLTPFLAELAKELSGELYYDQLMKTLYATDASVYRELPLAVATPKTKDDIKRLIQFANTHKTSLIPRTAGTSLAGQCVGDGIVVDVSKHFTEILDFNKDEGWVRVQPGVVRDELNAFLKPHGLFFSPVTSTANRAMIGGMVGNNSCGTTSIIYGSTREHTIELQTILSDGSEATFGKISKEVFEEKRKQNNLEGDLYKKVYEELSEVTNQENIRSQFPKSSIQRRNTGYAVDYLLETEIFSDIDTEFDFCKLLCGSEGTLAFTTEIKIHVDPLPDPKDVVVAAHFGSIHESMKATQLAMKFHPTACELMDKIILDCTKENIEQSKNRYFVEGDPEGILMIEFRGKTEEEALKDAQRMIDGMKAAGLGYAYPIITGERTKNVWALRSAGLGLLANIPGDKKAVACIEDTAVDIDDLADFIDEFGEIMKGFGQKPVHYAHAGAGEIHLRPILDLKKSEDVEDFYKITEAVAKLVKKYDGSLSGEHGDGRVRAAFIPIMVGEENYQLFRRIKQSWDPNNIFNPGKIVDTAPMTSFLRYEPDMVTPEYETAMDFGHVGGILRAAEKCNGSGDCRKLPISGGTMCPSYMATRNEKDTTRGRANTLREFLTKNTKENPFDHPEVKEVMDLCLSCKGCTSECPSNVDMASLKAEFLYQYQKTNGVPLRSKAFAYINNLNELGSLVPGLTNFMMTNKSTGGMMKKFLGVAEQRSLPTIAKVNLRKWYKKNYSKLPVAEKSNGRVNFFCDEFTNFNDTEIGIKAIKLLHHLGYEVVMREHTESGRGAISKGLLDHAKDLANKNVQIFKEVVSLNEPLVGVEPSAILSFKDEYPRLVKSELVEAAKKLKQNSMMVDEFLAKEVMRGNITADQFTKENKKILLHGHCHQKSLSSVTFTQKLLTLPENYTLETIPSGCCGMAGSFGYEEEHYEVSMKVGELVLFPTVRKAAEDTIVVAPGTSCRHQIADGTGRKALHPVEVLFDAAGLK; the protein is encoded by the coding sequence ATGTCTAAGGAGCAAGAGAATTTGACACCATTTTTGGCTGAATTGGCCAAAGAATTATCCGGTGAATTATATTACGATCAATTGATGAAAACCCTTTATGCCACGGATGCATCGGTATATAGGGAATTACCTTTGGCGGTGGCCACACCAAAAACCAAAGATGATATTAAAAGGCTTATCCAATTTGCCAATACCCACAAAACATCTTTGATTCCTAGGACTGCCGGAACTTCATTGGCGGGGCAGTGTGTAGGAGATGGAATAGTGGTGGATGTATCCAAGCATTTTACTGAAATTTTGGATTTTAATAAGGATGAAGGTTGGGTACGTGTACAGCCAGGTGTGGTAAGAGATGAGTTGAATGCATTTTTAAAGCCACATGGTTTATTCTTTAGCCCAGTGACTTCCACCGCAAACCGGGCCATGATCGGTGGAATGGTGGGAAATAATTCCTGCGGTACGACTTCGATTATTTATGGATCTACTAGGGAGCATACTATAGAACTGCAAACTATCCTGAGTGATGGTTCTGAAGCTACTTTTGGAAAGATTTCTAAAGAGGTTTTTGAGGAAAAGAGAAAGCAAAATAATCTGGAGGGAGATCTCTATAAAAAGGTATATGAGGAGCTGAGCGAGGTGACCAATCAGGAAAATATCCGTAGCCAGTTTCCAAAATCAAGCATCCAAAGGAGAAATACCGGGTATGCAGTGGATTATTTATTGGAAACAGAGATTTTTTCTGATATTGATACTGAATTTGATTTTTGTAAGCTACTATGCGGATCTGAAGGTACACTAGCCTTTACTACGGAAATCAAGATCCATGTAGATCCACTTCCGGATCCAAAAGATGTGGTAGTTGCAGCTCATTTTGGGAGTATTCATGAAAGTATGAAAGCCACACAGCTGGCCATGAAATTCCATCCCACAGCCTGTGAGCTGATGGATAAAATCATTTTGGATTGCACCAAGGAAAATATTGAACAGAGTAAGAACCGTTACTTCGTAGAAGGTGATCCAGAGGGAATCCTGATGATTGAATTCAGGGGGAAGACAGAGGAAGAAGCATTGAAGGATGCACAGAGGATGATCGATGGGATGAAAGCTGCTGGTTTGGGCTATGCATATCCGATCATTACGGGCGAGAGAACTAAGAATGTTTGGGCATTGAGGAGTGCTGGCTTGGGCTTATTGGCCAATATTCCCGGGGATAAAAAAGCAGTTGCTTGTATTGAAGATACGGCTGTAGACATTGATGATTTGGCAGATTTTATCGATGAGTTCGGCGAAATCATGAAGGGATTTGGGCAAAAACCAGTTCATTATGCGCACGCTGGTGCTGGAGAGATTCACCTACGCCCTATTTTGGATCTTAAAAAGTCCGAAGATGTGGAGGACTTTTATAAAATAACTGAGGCGGTCGCCAAGCTGGTAAAAAAATACGATGGCTCATTAAGTGGAGAGCATGGAGATGGAAGGGTAAGGGCAGCATTTATTCCTATAATGGTAGGAGAGGAAAATTACCAGTTGTTCAGGAGGATTAAGCAATCCTGGGATCCCAATAATATTTTCAACCCAGGTAAAATAGTAGACACTGCTCCAATGACCAGTTTTCTTCGTTATGAGCCTGATATGGTCACTCCAGAATATGAAACAGCCATGGATTTTGGGCATGTTGGAGGGATTCTTAGAGCAGCCGAAAAATGTAATGGTTCGGGAGATTGTCGGAAACTACCGATTTCTGGCGGGACGATGTGTCCAAGCTATATGGCTACCAGAAATGAAAAAGATACTACCAGAGGAAGGGCCAATACTTTAAGGGAATTTCTGACCAAGAATACCAAGGAAAATCCTTTTGACCATCCTGAGGTGAAAGAAGTGATGGATCTCTGTCTTTCTTGCAAGGGTTGTACATCTGAATGTCCTTCCAATGTGGACATGGCCAGCCTAAAAGCAGAGTTTCTTTACCAATATCAAAAGACCAATGGGGTGCCGTTGCGGAGTAAGGCCTTTGCCTATATCAATAATCTTAATGAACTGGGAAGCCTGGTGCCGGGCTTGACCAACTTCATGATGACCAACAAATCGACTGGAGGTATGATGAAGAAGTTCTTAGGGGTGGCTGAGCAAAGATCTTTACCTACCATCGCCAAGGTGAATCTCAGGAAATGGTACAAAAAGAACTACAGCAAATTGCCGGTAGCAGAAAAGTCCAATGGTCGGGTGAATTTCTTTTGCGATGAATTTACGAATTTCAATGATACTGAAATAGGAATAAAAGCCATTAAATTGTTGCATCACTTGGGATATGAAGTGGTGATGAGGGAGCATACCGAAAGTGGACGTGGCGCTATTTCAAAAGGTCTATTGGACCATGCCAAAGATTTGGCCAATAAAAATGTGCAGATTTTTAAGGAGGTGGTAAGCCTCAATGAACCTTTGGTAGGTGTTGAGCCATCAGCAATTTTAAGTTTCAAGGATGAATATCCAAGATTGGTGAAGTCTGAATTGGTAGAAGCTGCCAAGAAACTAAAGCAGAACAGTATGATGGTAGATGAGTTTTTGGCCAAAGAGGTTATGCGAGGTAATATTACTGCTGATCAATTCACCAAAGAAAATAAGAAAATATTGCTTCATGGCCATTGTCACCAAAAATCACTCAGCTCTGTTACCTTTACCCAAAAGCTATTGACATTGCCTGAAAACTATACTTTAGAAACTATTCCATCAGGTTGCTGTGGGATGGCAGGTTCTTTTGGATATGAGGAAGAACACTATGAGGTGAGTATGAAGGTAGGAGAGCTGGTGTTGTTCCCGACAGTAAGGAAAGCAGCAGAGGACACCATAGTCGTGGCACCAGGCACGAGCTGTAGGCACCAGATTGCAGATGGTACGGGAAGAAAGGCACTGCATCCAGTAGAGGTGCTATTTGATGCTGCTGGCTTAAAATAA
- a CDS encoding DegT/DnrJ/EryC1/StrS family aminotransferase produces the protein MKKSIPFLELAAMHADLADELQSKFAHMLQKGVFSGGDEIAELERSLAVYLKSRHAIACSNGTDALELALRALEIGPGDEVIVPALTWVSTAEVVKMVGAEIVFCDVDSNGLINIDQMESMITKRTKAVIPVHLYGKMVNMDRLLSITKPKGIKVVEDAAQALGAFKQGKSAGAFGDIGCFSFYPTKNLGALGEAGLLITADDFLDRKLRLLLTHGQPERDVHELIGRNSRIDTLQAGFLNVKLDYFLPWQQKRKLLAGIYLEHLQHIRGISMPKGILKEDHNAHLFTIKLEERDKLKGYLFDRGIGTAIHYPLPVPATPVFSDNGDFPIANKIASTTLSLPLHPYLGEREVRLVCEGIQGFFRS, from the coding sequence ATGAAAAAGTCAATACCCTTTCTTGAACTTGCCGCAATGCATGCGGATTTGGCTGATGAGCTTCAATCAAAGTTTGCTCATATGCTTCAAAAGGGGGTTTTTTCTGGAGGGGATGAAATAGCTGAATTGGAGAGAAGTTTGGCAGTTTATCTGAAATCCCGTCATGCGATAGCATGTTCCAATGGTACCGATGCCTTGGAATTGGCATTGCGCGCTTTGGAGATAGGACCTGGTGATGAAGTGATCGTGCCCGCATTGACCTGGGTATCTACTGCTGAGGTCGTCAAGATGGTTGGTGCTGAGATTGTGTTTTGTGATGTGGATTCCAATGGTCTGATCAATATTGACCAGATGGAAAGTATGATCACAAAAAGGACAAAGGCGGTCATTCCTGTTCATCTTTATGGGAAAATGGTAAATATGGATAGATTACTTTCCATTACAAAGCCAAAAGGAATCAAGGTGGTTGAGGATGCAGCGCAAGCACTGGGAGCCTTTAAACAAGGAAAAAGCGCTGGAGCCTTTGGTGATATTGGTTGCTTTAGTTTTTATCCCACCAAAAACCTAGGTGCCTTGGGGGAAGCTGGTCTCCTGATTACAGCTGATGATTTTTTGGATAGAAAGTTAAGGCTATTGCTTACACATGGACAACCCGAAAGGGACGTTCATGAACTGATCGGAAGAAACAGTAGAATTGATACATTGCAGGCAGGTTTTTTGAATGTGAAGCTGGATTATTTTTTACCCTGGCAACAAAAGAGAAAACTGCTTGCAGGAATATATTTGGAACATTTACAGCACATAAGGGGAATTTCGATGCCCAAAGGTATCTTAAAAGAAGACCATAATGCTCATCTTTTTACGATCAAATTGGAAGAAAGGGATAAGCTTAAAGGTTATTTGTTTGATAGGGGAATAGGCACTGCCATTCACTATCCTTTGCCTGTTCCAGCTACTCCGGTTTTTAGTGACAATGGTGATTTTCCGATAGCCAATAAAATAGCTAGTACAACACTTTCTTTGCCACTTCATCCTTATTTGGGAGAGCGAGAGGTGAGACTAGTTTGTGAGGGAATTCAGGGGTTTTTCCGGAGTTAG
- a CDS encoding glycosyltransferase family 4 protein has protein sequence MEENKKVLIITYYWPPSAGSGVQRWLKFAKFLPEHGWEPVIFTPENPDFELKDETMLKEISSQWEVIKFPIWEPYGVFRFLKKKKNGQSADPSKLMEKRNKNWFDQTSMWLRANAMIPDPRVFWVKPSVNYLLDILEKNKIQAIITTGPPHSMHLIGRNLKRKSGLPWIADFRDPWSTWEFLDTLPMMKTIKKRHERLEQSVFREADNVVTISPTFQEEISKIAEREIDLITNGFDSSDLPKNFKKQKKRGKVFEIVYTGIIDAIRNPIPFLKAFKSAFEPHEQEVKLTFVGRVSEKVNNYIQKDSWLQNRVEFPGYLPHEKVFAFYEKADMLLLILTNTKNAKGNIPGKLFEYIATGRTIVALGDPDGDASMIIQEARAGKVFAHEAVGEIKGFLENQVNLEEGEERERDISRFERRTLTKKLANLLNEKVNTLS, from the coding sequence ATGGAAGAGAATAAGAAGGTACTCATTATCACCTATTATTGGCCACCAAGTGCCGGATCGGGGGTTCAACGTTGGTTGAAATTCGCCAAATTTTTACCCGAACATGGATGGGAACCTGTGATTTTTACTCCCGAAAATCCAGATTTTGAATTGAAGGATGAAACCATGCTTAAGGAAATTTCATCTCAATGGGAGGTGATAAAGTTTCCGATTTGGGAGCCATATGGTGTTTTTAGGTTTTTAAAGAAAAAGAAAAATGGTCAATCAGCTGACCCATCAAAACTGATGGAAAAGCGTAATAAGAATTGGTTTGACCAAACATCAATGTGGCTGAGGGCCAATGCCATGATTCCTGATCCAAGGGTTTTCTGGGTGAAACCTTCCGTGAATTATTTGTTGGACATACTGGAAAAAAATAAAATTCAGGCGATTATCACCACAGGCCCGCCGCATAGTATGCACTTGATCGGCAGAAATTTGAAAAGAAAGTCTGGTCTGCCATGGATTGCGGATTTTAGGGATCCTTGGTCCACTTGGGAGTTCCTTGATACATTGCCGATGATGAAAACCATAAAAAAAAGGCATGAGCGCTTGGAACAGTCGGTGTTCAGGGAAGCGGACAATGTGGTCACCATATCACCTACTTTTCAGGAAGAGATTAGTAAGATTGCTGAAAGGGAAATTGATTTGATCACCAATGGATTTGATTCTTCTGATCTGCCAAAGAACTTCAAAAAACAAAAGAAAAGGGGAAAGGTTTTTGAGATTGTCTATACTGGGATCATTGATGCTATCAGAAATCCTATTCCATTTTTGAAGGCTTTTAAATCAGCTTTTGAGCCTCATGAGCAGGAAGTAAAATTGACTTTTGTAGGCCGCGTGAGTGAGAAGGTGAACAACTATATACAAAAAGATTCCTGGCTGCAAAACAGGGTAGAATTTCCTGGCTATTTGCCCCATGAAAAGGTATTTGCTTTCTATGAGAAAGCAGACATGCTTTTACTGATACTTACCAACACGAAAAATGCCAAAGGGAATATTCCCGGTAAACTTTTTGAATATATAGCCACTGGCAGGACCATTGTGGCATTGGGGGATCCTGATGGTGATGCAAGCATGATCATCCAAGAGGCCAGGGCAGGAAAAGTATTTGCACATGAGGCTGTAGGGGAAATAAAAGGATTTTTAGAAAATCAAGTGAATTTGGAAGAGGGAGAAGAGCGTGAAAGGGATATCAGCAGATTTGAAAGAAGAACATTGACCAAGAAATTAGCCAATTTACTTAATGAAAAAGTCAATACCCTTTCTTGA
- a CDS encoding DUF2254 domain-containing protein, with product MKNKIIYFWSLLQSSFWFVPLQLVLASLIAAICFIYLDIMWDFEPSGHISYYVLGGEDAARSILSTIAGAMIGVAGTVFSITLVALTLASSQFGPRLLQNFMHDGINQVVLGAYIATFTYCLLVLRAVKSDGEMVFVPNLSIIFAIFLAIVNIFLLVIFIHHISVNIQADQVISNVNLNLHKNFKRLFPKEENGATMSVLDEDKLLEKKSKLKDKIEVCARESGYLQSVDHVGLFDLAKTLGGLIEVKKHAGNFIIAGQVLALIFSAKEVEEEKIDQVKSLFITGRKRTSTQDVEFSIRQMVEVAARALSPGVNDPFTAITCIDKLTDVICYLTSAQLPSPYHLDEEGEVFLITKTISFEDVMNVSFNQIRQYGEDSPAVIIRLMEAMLTIYDYAQKQEQKKIVKKHARMIMHLGEKSFVEENDIDDLRLRYDQLI from the coding sequence TTGAAAAACAAAATCATTTATTTTTGGTCTCTTCTTCAATCCTCTTTTTGGTTTGTTCCATTGCAGTTGGTGTTGGCCTCCTTGATCGCTGCAATCTGTTTTATATATCTGGACATTATGTGGGATTTTGAGCCATCTGGCCATATCAGTTACTATGTGCTAGGAGGAGAAGATGCTGCAAGGAGTATTTTGTCTACCATTGCTGGGGCCATGATAGGGGTGGCAGGCACGGTCTTTTCCATTACACTGGTGGCTTTGACTTTGGCTTCATCGCAATTTGGTCCCCGATTACTACAAAATTTTATGCATGACGGCATCAACCAAGTGGTATTGGGTGCTTATATAGCTACATTTACCTATTGTCTGCTGGTGCTCAGGGCTGTCAAATCAGATGGTGAAATGGTTTTTGTACCCAATCTATCCATCATATTTGCAATATTTTTAGCTATTGTAAATATTTTTTTACTAGTGATTTTTATCCATCATATTTCTGTAAATATTCAGGCAGATCAGGTGATATCCAATGTTAACCTTAATCTGCATAAAAATTTCAAGCGACTATTTCCCAAAGAGGAAAATGGTGCTACTATGAGCGTATTAGATGAAGATAAACTATTAGAGAAGAAGTCGAAATTAAAGGATAAAATTGAAGTGTGTGCCCGAGAAAGTGGTTATTTACAATCGGTGGATCATGTTGGGCTTTTTGATTTGGCCAAAACGCTAGGAGGTTTGATAGAGGTGAAAAAGCATGCGGGTAACTTTATCATAGCGGGTCAGGTGCTGGCATTGATATTTAGCGCAAAAGAAGTGGAGGAAGAAAAGATAGATCAAGTAAAGTCTTTGTTTATTACAGGAAGGAAAAGGACTTCAACACAAGATGTGGAGTTTTCAATAAGACAGATGGTGGAGGTGGCGGCCAGAGCGCTTTCACCTGGGGTAAATGACCCCTTTACGGCCATTACCTGTATAGATAAATTGACGGATGTGATTTGTTACCTAACTTCTGCACAACTACCAAGTCCTTATCATTTAGATGAGGAAGGAGAAGTATTTTTGATAACAAAAACAATCAGTTTCGAAGATGTGATGAATGTCTCTTTTAATCAAATTCGCCAATACGGAGAAGATTCTCCAGCTGTAATTATCAGATTGATGGAAGCTATGCTGACCATATATGATTACGCTCAGAAACAGGAGCAAAAGAAGATTGTAAAAAAACATGCTCGGATGATTATGCATTTAGGGGAAAAGAGTTTTGTAGAAGAAAATGATATAGATGATTTGAGATTACGGTATGATCAACTTATATAA
- a CDS encoding carbonic anhydrase family protein — MKAHTAETQATVTPEKALDFLKEGNQRFVNNLKYNRNLLEQVNDTKDGQWPFAIVLSCIDSRTSAELIFDQGLGDIFSTRIAGNVANEDILGSMEYACKVAGSKLVVVLGHSKCGAINGACAGVKMGNLTGLLNKVTPSIEEVKKEQADSLPTDPVFVEAVSHHNIIHTMDAILERSEVLNELYEAGEIGIVGGYYNVETGEVEFTKTMIKS, encoded by the coding sequence ATGAAAGCACATACCGCTGAAACTCAAGCAACAGTAACACCTGAAAAAGCATTAGACTTTTTAAAAGAAGGTAACCAAAGATTTGTAAATAACCTTAAGTACAATAGGAATTTGCTTGAACAGGTAAATGATACCAAAGACGGACAGTGGCCCTTTGCCATCGTATTAAGTTGTATTGATAGTAGAACTTCTGCTGAATTGATTTTTGATCAAGGATTGGGCGATATTTTCAGCACTAGAATTGCTGGAAATGTGGCCAATGAGGATATCTTGGGAAGTATGGAATATGCTTGCAAAGTGGCCGGCTCTAAACTTGTGGTGGTTTTGGGCCATAGTAAATGTGGGGCCATTAATGGTGCTTGTGCTGGAGTAAAAATGGGCAATCTTACGGGGCTGTTGAATAAAGTTACTCCATCGATCGAAGAAGTAAAAAAAGAACAAGCAGATAGTTTACCTACAGATCCTGTGTTTGTGGAAGCTGTTTCCCATCATAATATCATCCACACTATGGATGCTATTTTGGAAAGAAGTGAAGTATTGAATGAATTGTATGAAGCCGGTGAAATCGGTATAGTCGGAGGTTATTATAATGTAGAAACGGGTGAAGTGGAATTTACCAAAACCATGATAAAAAGCTAG